From one Methylobacterium nodulans ORS 2060 genomic stretch:
- a CDS encoding helix-turn-helix domain-containing protein, with translation MEDELMTQRQLAAKLKVCLRTLERELATAKDGPPEIRPSPRRILYRSTDVNRWLEARTVRRNQGISQ, from the coding sequence ATGGAAGATGAGCTGATGACGCAGCGACAGCTCGCCGCGAAGCTCAAGGTGTGCCTGCGCACCCTTGAGCGCGAGCTTGCGACTGCCAAGGACGGACCGCCCGAAATCCGGCCATCGCCGCGGCGCATCCTGTACCGGAGCACAGACGTCAACCGGTGGCTTGAGGCCCGGACGGTCCGCCGCAATCAGGGGATCAGCCAATGA